A genomic stretch from Nitrospirota bacterium includes:
- a CDS encoding RNA methyltransferase gives MDEWKNNVYFVLVEPKEPGNIGASARAMKNMGFTNLCLVNPPPHMPKEERWFACNAHDVLKSAKFYDSVKEAVSDKSVVVGTTQRKGMHRGLILPVSEGAEKISAITANNKVAILFGTETNGLSKEDVDECGFMITIPSSKMQPSLNLSQAVLIIAYELSKYSEENIVTSNGANYKDYNKPSLLEELEAHGEIAPLYDRIAGILELLEYAPRGNMDLNAKIITSLKRFIGRAGLTELELNLLMGLCTQIEKKLDR, from the coding sequence ATGGATGAATGGAAGAATAATGTATATTTTGTGCTTGTTGAACCTAAAGAGCCCGGCAATATCGGAGCATCCGCAAGGGCGATGAAGAATATGGGTTTCACGAACCTCTGCCTTGTTAATCCCCCGCCGCATATGCCTAAGGAAGAGAGATGGTTTGCCTGCAATGCACATGATGTGCTGAAGTCTGCAAAGTTCTATGATTCTGTTAAAGAGGCTGTAAGCGACAAATCAGTTGTTGTCGGCACAACACAGCGCAAAGGAATGCACCGCGGATTGATCCTGCCTGTTTCAGAGGGCGCAGAGAAGATAAGCGCCATAACGGCAAACAATAAAGTTGCCATCCTCTTTGGTACAGAGACGAACGGGCTCAGTAAGGAAGATGTTGATGAATGCGGATTCATGATCACGATTCCAAGCAGTAAGATGCAACCCTCTCTGAATCTTTCACAGGCAGTTCTGATAATCGCATACGAGCTTTCAAAATACAGTGAAGAAAACATTGTTACATCCAACGGCGCGAACTATAAAGATTATAACAAGCCCTCTCTACTTGAGGAGCTTGAAGCACACGGAGAGATAGCGCCTTTATACGATAGGATAGCCGGAATACTTGAACTGCTTGAATACGCACCGAGGGGCAACATGGATCTGAATGCGAAGATCATCACCAGCCTGAAACGCTTCATCGGCAGGGCCGGGCTTACTGAACTGGAACTGAATTTACTCATGGGCCTGTGCACCCAGATAGAGAAGAAGCTGGACAGATGA
- a CDS encoding MATE family efflux transporter encodes MTERVETSDLTKGSTWDNIWRMSWPMLFVMFFNFLVGLTDIYVAGFLGPEIQAVVGFVGQLYFFVIVVANAISIGTVAILSRAVGAGRFEDSLSTARQSLIFGGICAIILTLPGFLLKNQIISLSGFSGNVRKAAVDFFVVYIFALAPNYMVIISNAVFRAGGEVRLTLTAMFFVSLINIALNFLLVFGLGTGYIGIALATAISMFAGMAICFFLFKKSRWKDIFSEAGTWHVSSELAKRIIIISWPAALIQISWNAGTVILYNILSRLQDVSITAMAALTNGLRIEAIIYLPVFALNMAASVLAGQNLGAGEPQRAEKIAWNISIAGMALVSFISLPIFIWAGEISSPLAKDANVLAETVRYLRITMLSEPFMAIGVILAGSLTGAGDTKGAMLAIVSTHWLIRLPLAYMLAIVAGYGAIGVWIAMAVSILFQGIAMTMRFRNGRWKKIKP; translated from the coding sequence GTGACTGAAAGGGTCGAAACAAGCGACCTTACAAAGGGAAGCACATGGGATAATATCTGGCGCATGTCATGGCCCATGCTCTTTGTCATGTTCTTCAATTTCCTCGTAGGCCTTACTGATATTTATGTCGCCGGCTTTCTCGGCCCTGAGATACAGGCGGTTGTAGGCTTTGTCGGCCAGCTCTATTTTTTTGTCATAGTTGTGGCGAACGCCATCAGCATCGGCACTGTGGCGATACTTTCAAGGGCGGTAGGCGCCGGAAGGTTCGAAGACTCCCTTTCTACAGCAAGGCAGTCCCTTATCTTCGGCGGAATATGCGCCATCATACTCACACTGCCGGGTTTTCTCCTCAAGAATCAGATAATATCACTCTCAGGTTTTTCCGGGAATGTCCGTAAGGCTGCGGTTGACTTCTTTGTTGTCTACATATTCGCCCTTGCGCCTAATTATATGGTGATAATCTCGAACGCCGTATTCAGGGCCGGCGGAGAGGTGAGGCTTACGCTGACAGCGATGTTCTTCGTCAGCCTTATCAATATCGCATTGAATTTTCTTCTGGTCTTCGGTCTCGGAACAGGATACATCGGCATCGCGCTGGCGACCGCTATCTCTATGTTTGCCGGCATGGCCATATGTTTCTTCTTATTCAAAAAGAGCAGATGGAAAGATATCTTTTCAGAGGCAGGAACATGGCATGTTTCATCTGAGCTTGCCAAACGTATAATTATTATAAGCTGGCCTGCGGCGCTCATACAGATATCCTGGAACGCGGGAACCGTTATCCTTTACAACATCCTCAGCCGTCTTCAGGATGTCAGCATAACGGCCATGGCTGCGCTTACCAACGGCCTGAGGATCGAAGCAATTATATATCTCCCTGTCTTCGCGCTGAATATGGCGGCATCCGTGCTTGCAGGGCAAAACCTCGGCGCAGGCGAGCCACAAAGAGCTGAAAAGATAGCCTGGAACATATCTATTGCAGGTATGGCGCTGGTCAGTTTTATCTCACTGCCTATCTTCATATGGGCTGGTGAGATATCCTCCCCGCTGGCAAAAGATGCAAATGTTCTTGCGGAGACAGTCCGGTATCTCAGGATAACGATGCTCTCAGAGCCTTTTATGGCTATAGGCGTAATTTTAGCAGGAAGCCTCACAGGCGCAGGAGATACAAAGGGTGCAATGCTGGCTATTGTAAGCACACACTGGTTGATACGGCTGCCGCTTGCCTATATGCTTGCGATCGTTGCGGGTTACGGCGCCATCGGAGTTTGGATAGCCATGGCTGTGTCAATCTTATTTCAGGGCATCGCAATGACTATGCGGTTCAGGAACGGGAGATGGAAAAAGATTAAGCCTTAA
- the trpS gene encoding tryptophan--tRNA ligase — translation MSVKKRVLSGVQPSGKLHIGNLVGALQNWVRLQDEYDCFYFVADWHALTSQYADTSSIRENVNDVLINMLAAGLDPEKSTIFLQSSLPEHAELHLILSMITPLGWLERVPSYKEKQFEIKDKDLNTYGFLGYPLLQAADILMYKADYVPVGIDQMPHLEMTREICRRFNTFYGDVFPEPEGLLTKFPKVPGVDGRKMSKSYDNCVYLSDTPEDVDKKIRTMMTDPQRQRRTDAGDPELSPVFQLHKIFSTKEEQDEVAEGCRTAGIGCIDCKKVLIKNLFKVLEPIWEKRKELIGKPEYIKEVISAGTEKAKKVSDKTMNDVRKAIKFDQ, via the coding sequence ATGTCTGTAAAAAAACGTGTATTGAGCGGGGTGCAGCCGAGTGGTAAACTGCATATCGGAAATCTTGTAGGAGCGCTTCAGAACTGGGTAAGGCTTCAGGATGAGTACGACTGCTTCTACTTTGTTGCGGACTGGCACGCGCTTACAAGCCAGTACGCAGACACTTCGTCAATAAGAGAGAATGTAAATGACGTCCTTATAAACATGCTTGCCGCAGGGCTTGACCCTGAAAAGTCAACCATATTCCTGCAGTCAAGCCTTCCTGAACACGCGGAGCTCCATCTAATCCTTTCAATGATAACGCCTCTTGGATGGCTTGAGCGCGTGCCGTCATATAAAGAGAAGCAGTTTGAGATTAAAGATAAAGACCTGAACACCTATGGATTCCTCGGATATCCGCTTCTGCAGGCTGCTGACATACTCATGTACAAGGCAGATTACGTTCCGGTAGGCATAGACCAGATGCCGCACCTTGAAATGACGAGAGAGATATGCAGGAGGTTTAATACCTTTTACGGTGATGTCTTTCCCGAGCCTGAAGGACTGCTGACAAAGTTCCCGAAAGTCCCCGGTGTTGACGGCAGGAAGATGAGCAAGTCATACGATAACTGCGTCTATCTGTCAGACACTCCTGAAGACGTTGATAAAAAGATACGGACGATGATGACAGACCCGCAGAGGCAAAGGCGCACGGACGCTGGCGACCCTGAACTTTCACCTGTGTTTCAGCTCCACAAGATATTCTCAACCAAAGAGGAACAGGACGAAGTTGCCGAAGGATGCAGGACCGCAGGCATCGGCTGCATCGACTGCAAAAAGGTTCTGATCAAAAACCTCTTTAAGGTGCTTGAACCGATATGGGAGAAGAGAAAGGAACTGATCGGGAAGCCGGAATATATTAAAGAGGTTATTTCAGCAGGCACTGAGAAAGCAAAGAAGGTCTCTGACAAGACGATGAATGATGTGCGCAAGGCGATAAAGTTTGATCAGTAA
- a CDS encoding DUF116 domain-containing protein, translated as MTMQGKTYSLYGGRSSTERYYETIRKLTDLLTLMCPDVNMLLDHVQKAGSSSILSKLAGRNTDKQLILFIKKVLRESLYVYTTGVNEHLRNIPLCQKFDPVINTKEEQYHLYMIEIELINRLYITTFKKSEYKFALIAHCLKDFRPECRSVSGEIAAICKSCTNECLINLGANLLRKYDIHPYISATTDLKSLFKKVRAKHKSVGALGIACVPELVHGMRECIRAGISPVGIPIDANRCARWMKEAHETTYNVKELEELLK; from the coding sequence ATGACGATGCAAGGCAAAACATACTCTCTATACGGCGGGCGAAGCAGCACAGAACGGTATTACGAGACGATCAGAAAACTGACTGACCTTTTAACTCTGATGTGCCCTGATGTGAATATGCTCCTTGACCATGTGCAGAAAGCGGGCAGCAGTTCCATTCTGAGCAAACTGGCCGGCAGGAATACCGATAAACAGCTTATATTATTTATAAAGAAAGTCCTGAGAGAATCGCTATATGTGTATACCACCGGCGTTAATGAGCATCTGAGAAATATACCCCTTTGTCAGAAGTTCGATCCTGTCATCAACACAAAGGAAGAGCAGTACCACCTCTACATGATAGAGATCGAGCTTATTAACAGGCTATATATAACAACCTTTAAAAAGAGCGAATATAAATTCGCACTCATCGCCCACTGCCTTAAGGACTTCAGGCCGGAATGCAGGTCTGTCTCAGGAGAGATTGCGGCAATATGCAAAAGCTGCACAAACGAATGTTTAATAAACCTCGGCGCCAATCTGCTGAGAAAGTATGATATCCACCCTTACATCTCAGCTACAACAGACCTCAAATCGCTCTTTAAGAAGGTCAGGGCAAAACATAAAAGCGTCGGCGCGCTCGGAATCGCCTGCGTGCCTGAACTTGTACATGGCATGAGAGAGTGCATCAGGGCCGGCATATCCCCTGTCGGCATCCCTATCGATGCAAACCGCTGTGCCAGGTGGATGAAAGAGGCGCATGAGACTACTTATAATGTAAAAGAGCTTGAAGAGCTTTTAAAGTAA
- a CDS encoding DedA family protein, with product MHEMIMWLVDTIGVMGYPGIFLLMAMESSIIPVPSELVMPPAGYLAQQGEMNIWIAIFWGTAGSLVGAYANYFASHYLGRPLLLKYGKYVWITEEKFAKVEKYFHEHGEISTFIGRLLPVVRHLISLPAGLAGMNHFKFTLYTLMGAGIWVTILTFIGYFLGANQDLIMQYSHQALAGVVIVSAVIIYFYIRSHKKKSAGAVRD from the coding sequence ATGCATGAAATGATTATGTGGCTGGTCGATACTATCGGCGTCATGGGCTATCCCGGCATCTTTTTGCTCATGGCTATGGAGAGCTCTATCATTCCAGTTCCGAGTGAGCTTGTGATGCCGCCTGCAGGATACCTTGCCCAACAGGGAGAGATGAATATCTGGATCGCTATCTTCTGGGGTACGGCAGGGAGCCTTGTGGGCGCTTACGCGAACTATTTCGCATCCCACTATTTAGGCAGGCCGCTTCTGCTGAAGTACGGCAAGTACGTCTGGATCACTGAAGAAAAATTTGCCAAGGTTGAAAAGTATTTCCATGAACACGGAGAGATATCAACTTTCATAGGAAGATTGCTGCCAGTGGTGAGACACCTGATTTCGCTTCCTGCCGGACTTGCAGGGATGAACCACTTCAAGTTCACTCTTTACACTCTCATGGGCGCGGGCATCTGGGTGACTATTCTGACCTTCATCGGCTATTTCTTAGGCGCAAATCAGGATCTGATCATGCAATATTCCCATCAGGCTTTGGCAGGTGTAGTAATCGTCAGCGCTGTTATCATCTACTTTTACATCAGGTCGCATAAAAAGAAGAGCGCCGGTGCAGTTAGGGATTAA
- the ettA gene encoding energy-dependent translational throttle protein EttA, translating into MSNEPNKVIYSMIGVSKFHEKKAVLKDIYLSYFYGAKIGVIGLNGSGKSSLLRILAGVDKEFNGETVLSPGHTIGFLEQEPNIDESKTVRQIVEEGVQETVDALNEYNLINEKFAEPMSDDEMNKLIERQGKVQERLDALDAWDLDSRLEMAMDALRCPSGDTPVKVLSGGEKRRVALCRLLLKKPDILLLDEPTNHLDAETVAWLEHHLQSYAGTIIAVTHDRYFLDNVAGWILELDRGQGIPWKGNYSSWLEQKGNRLQQEEKTESDRQKTLQRELEWIRMSPKGRHAKAKARITSYEQLLAQDSEKSAKDLEIYIPPGPRLGDVVIEANNVSKAYGDNILMEGMTFSLPPGGIVGIIGPNGAGKTTLFRMITGQEKPDSGTFKTGETVKLAYVDQSRDDLDPKKSIWEIISDGHDVVQLGKRQVNSRAYVARFNFSGSDQQKKVSMLSGGERNRVHLARMLKDECNVLLLDEPTNDLDVNTMRALEEALENFAGCAVVISHDRWFLDRIATHMLAFEGDSNVVWFEGNYSEYEADRKKRLGAAADQPHRLKYRHLTRQ; encoded by the coding sequence ATGAGCAACGAGCCTAATAAAGTAATTTACTCCATGATCGGGGTAAGCAAGTTTCATGAGAAAAAAGCTGTCTTAAAAGATATCTATCTCTCCTACTTCTACGGTGCAAAGATAGGCGTCATCGGCCTTAACGGGTCAGGGAAAAGCTCCCTTCTCCGCATACTTGCCGGGGTAGACAAGGAGTTCAACGGCGAGACAGTTCTCTCGCCGGGGCACACCATCGGCTTTCTCGAGCAGGAGCCGAATATCGATGAAAGCAAAACGGTCAGGCAGATAGTTGAGGAAGGAGTTCAGGAGACTGTAGACGCGCTTAATGAATACAACCTCATAAATGAGAAGTTCGCAGAGCCGATGTCTGACGATGAGATGAACAAACTTATCGAGCGTCAGGGGAAGGTGCAGGAGAGACTCGATGCGCTTGATGCCTGGGATCTGGATTCACGCCTTGAGATGGCGATGGATGCCCTGCGCTGCCCTTCCGGAGATACGCCAGTAAAAGTCCTCTCCGGCGGAGAAAAGCGCCGCGTGGCGCTGTGCAGGCTCCTGCTTAAAAAGCCTGACATACTTCTCCTTGACGAGCCCACAAACCACCTTGACGCAGAGACCGTCGCATGGCTTGAGCACCATCTGCAGAGCTATGCCGGAACCATCATAGCAGTGACCCATGACCGGTATTTTCTTGATAATGTCGCAGGCTGGATACTCGAACTCGACAGAGGACAGGGAATACCGTGGAAGGGTAATTACTCTTCATGGCTGGAACAGAAAGGGAACCGTCTTCAGCAGGAAGAGAAGACCGAGAGCGACCGCCAGAAGACGCTCCAGCGCGAGCTTGAGTGGATACGCATGTCTCCCAAAGGGCGGCATGCAAAGGCAAAGGCGCGTATCACCTCATATGAGCAGCTCCTTGCCCAGGATAGCGAAAAAAGCGCAAAAGACCTTGAGATATATATCCCGCCCGGCCCGCGTCTCGGCGATGTGGTCATTGAGGCAAATAATGTGAGCAAGGCATACGGCGACAATATTCTCATGGAAGGAATGACCTTCTCCCTGCCGCCCGGTGGTATAGTGGGAATAATCGGGCCGAACGGCGCCGGAAAAACCACCCTCTTCCGCATGATAACCGGACAGGAAAAACCTGATTCAGGCACTTTTAAAACAGGAGAGACGGTGAAGCTCGCATACGTAGACCAGAGCCGCGACGACCTTGACCCGAAAAAGAGCATCTGGGAGATAATCTCAGACGGCCATGATGTAGTTCAGTTAGGCAAGAGGCAGGTAAATTCACGCGCTTATGTGGCGCGCTTCAATTTTTCAGGCAGCGACCAGCAGAAAAAAGTTTCGATGCTCTCAGGCGGAGAACGCAACCGCGTCCATCTTGCCCGCATGCTCAAAGACGAATGCAATGTCCTTCTGCTTGACGAGCCAACCAACGACCTTGATGTAAACACGATGCGCGCGCTTGAAGAGGCGCTTGAGAATTTTGCAGGATGCGCCGTTGTCATCAGCCATGACAGGTGGTTCCTCGACCGTATCGCCACCCATATGCTCGCCTTCGAAGGCGACAGCAATGTGGTCTGGTTCGAGGGGAACTATTCGGAATATGAAGCTGACAGAAAGAAACGCCTCGGCGCTGCGGCAGACCAGCCGCACCGGCTTAAATACAGGCACCTGACAAGACAATAA
- a CDS encoding DUF2156 domain-containing protein: protein MTIPPFPEFKDIDLTMKDDINRLLSRYPIEASEYTFTNLFAFKGTYDFKISILNNCLIILRNRHPVSLFCPVGDAPDLERLFDYMKGQGAEPCLERVPESFVKKYLEGDERYFCLEERDQFDYLHNVQDLIDLKGRRFHDKKNRVNRFRSEYKYEYQTLTAELADECIEFEDYWCEVRECEKYYGLDKERCAIFAMLRNFEYLNLKGGVIRIENRIAALTIAEQFLHDTLVIHVEKANPGIQGLYQIINQEFLMHEAGGFKFVNREQDLGIRGLRDAKMSYHPVKFIKKFRVMEKIHS from the coding sequence ATGACCATTCCACCCTTTCCTGAATTTAAAGATATTGATTTAACAATGAAGGATGATATCAATCGTTTGTTGTCCCGATATCCAATTGAGGCTTCTGAATATACCTTTACAAATCTCTTTGCTTTTAAAGGAACATATGACTTTAAAATATCCATTCTCAATAATTGCCTGATAATCCTTAGGAACAGGCATCCTGTCTCGTTATTCTGCCCTGTGGGTGATGCACCTGACCTGGAACGGCTTTTTGACTATATGAAGGGGCAGGGTGCAGAGCCCTGTCTCGAGAGGGTTCCAGAGAGTTTTGTAAAAAAATATCTGGAAGGCGATGAAAGATATTTTTGTCTTGAAGAGAGAGACCAGTTTGATTATCTCCATAACGTTCAGGATCTGATAGATTTGAAGGGCAGAAGGTTTCATGATAAAAAGAACAGAGTCAACAGGTTCAGGAGTGAATATAAATATGAATATCAGACTCTGACTGCTGAACTGGCGGATGAATGTATTGAGTTTGAAGATTACTGGTGTGAGGTCAGGGAATGCGAGAAATATTATGGGCTGGACAAGGAGAGGTGCGCTATTTTTGCCATGCTCAGGAATTTTGAATATCTGAACCTGAAGGGAGGGGTAATAAGGATAGAGAACAGGATAGCCGCATTGACCATTGCTGAACAGTTTCTGCACGATACATTGGTCATACATGTAGAGAAGGCAAATCCTGGCATCCAGGGGCTTTATCAGATTATAAACCAGGAGTTCCTTATGCACGAGGCGGGAGGTTTTAAGTTTGTAAACAGGGAACAGGATCTGGGCATCAGGGGATTAAGAGATGCCAAGATGTCATATCATCCAGTGAAGTTCATAAAGAAATTCAGGGTTATGGAGAAAATTCATTCTTAA
- a CDS encoding cold-shock protein, protein MPKGTVKWFNESKGFGFITQENGTDVFAHYSEIVGEGFKSLSEGDQVTFEVEKGDKGPKATNIKKI, encoded by the coding sequence ATGCCAAAAGGAACTGTAAAATGGTTTAACGAGTCCAAAGGCTTCGGTTTCATCACCCAGGAAAACGGAACAGATGTCTTTGCTCACTACTCAGAGATCGTAGGCGAAGGATTCAAGAGCTTGTCAGAAGGCGATCAGGTAACCTTTGAAGTAGAAAAAGGCGACAAAGGCCCGAAAGCAACAAACATCAAAAAGATATAA
- a CDS encoding DEAD/DEAH box helicase yields MEFKKFDFDNKVAAGITAAGYATPTPIQVQAIPPALKGRDVMGLAQTGTGKTAAFVLPILQRLIKGPMGRTRALIVAPTRELAEQIHETITSLGKRTMIRSTSVYGGVSINPQIKKFRSGVDIVVACPGRLLDHITQRTINLSNIEVLVLDEADRMFDMGFLPDIKKIIKHIPADRQTLLFSATMPDDIRKLAHDVLQDPVTVQVDHTAPLNTVAHALYPVEHHLKTPLLFKLLSHTDTESVLVFTRTKHRAKRVGEQLEKAGYKAASLQGNLSQNKRQEALDGFRKGRFQVLVATDIAARGIDVSSISHVINYDIPDTADAYTHRIGRTGRAAKNGDAFTFITREDEAMVRSIESVLGEKVERRILKDFDYKKPAPPRNTEFARPPRDQKKRPQSRPATTVEKAATKKWHKVQPERGADIRKSFNPKFRTKTATRRAVSER; encoded by the coding sequence ATGGAATTTAAGAAATTTGATTTTGATAATAAGGTCGCTGCAGGGATCACAGCGGCGGGTTATGCAACACCAACACCGATACAGGTACAGGCTATCCCGCCTGCGCTCAAAGGACGCGACGTAATGGGCCTGGCACAGACAGGGACAGGAAAGACAGCGGCATTTGTACTGCCGATACTCCAAAGGCTTATTAAAGGGCCTATGGGCCGTACACGCGCGCTTATCGTGGCTCCTACGCGTGAACTTGCCGAGCAGATCCATGAGACGATAACAAGCCTTGGAAAAAGAACAATGATCAGGAGCACTTCTGTTTACGGAGGAGTGAGTATAAACCCGCAAATAAAGAAGTTCCGTTCAGGAGTTGATATTGTAGTCGCATGCCCGGGCCGTCTGCTTGACCACATAACCCAGCGCACGATCAACCTGTCAAACATAGAGGTTCTTGTACTGGACGAGGCAGACCGCATGTTTGACATGGGTTTTCTGCCTGATATAAAGAAGATCATCAAGCATATACCGGCAGACCGCCAGACCCTGCTCTTTTCAGCCACCATGCCTGATGATATCAGAAAGCTGGCACACGATGTACTGCAGGATCCTGTAACTGTGCAGGTCGACCACACTGCGCCGTTAAACACTGTTGCTCACGCGCTTTACCCGGTTGAACATCACCTCAAGACACCGCTGCTCTTTAAACTGCTGAGCCATACCGATACTGAATCTGTTCTGGTCTTTACCCGCACAAAGCACCGCGCGAAGCGCGTTGGAGAGCAGCTTGAAAAGGCAGGCTACAAGGCGGCATCTCTTCAGGGAAACCTCTCGCAGAACAAACGCCAGGAGGCTCTTGACGGATTCCGGAAAGGCAGATTCCAGGTGCTTGTTGCCACTGATATAGCAGCCCGCGGCATAGATGTCTCAAGCATATCACATGTGATCAATTACGATATACCGGATACAGCCGATGCATACACTCACCGTATAGGCAGGACCGGGCGCGCCGCTAAAAACGGCGATGCATTCACATTCATCACAAGGGAAGACGAGGCGATGGTGCGCAGTATCGAGTCAGTACTTGGAGAAAAGGTGGAGCGCCGCATCCTGAAAGACTTTGATTATAAAAAGCCGGCACCGCCGCGCAATACAGAATTTGCCCGTCCGCCGCGCGACCAGAAAAAGAGGCCTCAATCCAGGCCCGCGACAACCGTCGAGAAAGCCGCAACAAAAAAATGGCACAAGGTTCAGCCGGAGCGCGGCGCTGATATCCGCAAATCCTTTAATCCGAAATTCCGGACAAAGACAGCAACACGCAGAGCAGTATCAGAAAGATAA
- a CDS encoding peptidylprolyl isomerase yields the protein MKRTPLVAILAVFLTIFGCIAVSAEETVQKAAEVADGNTVKVLYTLTVDDKVIDRSIDNEPFEFKVGDNQVVPGFEDAIKGMKLGEKKSFKLSPADGYGEVDPDAIQEMPLTELPATIVPAPGMTLQAISPEGQTVIVTVKEVKKDTVVMDFNHPLAGKTLNFDIEIVGIL from the coding sequence ATGAAGAGAACACCATTAGTAGCCATACTGGCAGTATTTTTAACGATTTTTGGATGTATTGCCGTTTCTGCTGAGGAAACGGTACAGAAGGCCGCCGAGGTTGCAGACGGCAATACGGTAAAGGTTCTTTACACGCTGACAGTTGATGACAAGGTCATTGACAGATCAATAGATAATGAACCTTTTGAATTCAAGGTCGGAGACAACCAGGTAGTTCCGGGATTTGAAGATGCGATTAAAGGCATGAAACTCGGAGAAAAAAAATCATTCAAGTTAAGCCCGGCTGACGGATACGGGGAAGTAGATCCGGATGCAATTCAGGAGATGCCGCTTACAGAGCTGCCTGCTACTATAGTTCCAGCGCCGGGAATGACCCTTCAGGCCATAAGCCCGGAAGGACAGACAGTGATCGTAACAGTTAAGGAAGTCAAAAAAGATACCGTAGTGATGGACTTTAACCATCCGCTTGCCGGAAAAACGCTTAATTTTGACATAGAGATCGTCGGGATACTGTAA
- a CDS encoding DOMON-like domain-containing protein produces MKSFSLTPFSSDLSGIEITGSIERSYNKLAISYSLTGDISKLNIPTPANIPERRNSIWKETSFELFLCPMNSNNYWEFNISPAGHWNIYRFSSYREGMQEEPAFTSLPFKVSIHPGDLLLSLELDLDKINLADQKLNAGMSAVIKHRDSMMTYRALAHTGERPDFHNRECFIIEL; encoded by the coding sequence ATGAAGAGCTTTTCCCTCACGCCATTCTCATCAGACTTAAGCGGAATTGAGATTACAGGCAGCATTGAGCGGTCTTATAATAAGCTTGCAATCAGCTATTCATTGACAGGCGATATTTCGAAACTCAACATCCCTACTCCGGCAAATATCCCGGAACGCAGAAACTCCATCTGGAAAGAAACATCTTTTGAATTATTTCTCTGTCCGATGAATTCCAATAACTACTGGGAATTCAATATCTCACCTGCCGGGCACTGGAATATCTATCGCTTCAGTTCGTATCGTGAAGGCATGCAGGAGGAACCTGCTTTTACATCACTGCCTTTTAAAGTATCGATCCATCCTGGCGACCTGCTTCTTTCACTTGAGCTTGATCTGGATAAAATCAATCTCGCAGATCAGAAACTGAATGCGGGCATGAGCGCGGTCATTAAACACAGAGACAGCATGATGACATACAGGGCTTTGGCTCATACAGGCGAACGTCCCGATTTTCACAATAGAGAGTGTTTCATCATTGAATTGTAA
- a CDS encoding pyrimidine/purine nucleoside phosphorylase, protein MSEFMNVTVVKKANIYFGGKVTSRTVLFSDGSKKTLGVMLPGEYEFNTADKEIMEIYSGDLDVLLPGESGWKKISGGESFEVPANAKFSLKVRAIADYCCSFIR, encoded by the coding sequence ATGTCTGAGTTTATGAATGTAACGGTTGTGAAGAAGGCGAATATTTATTTTGGCGGAAAGGTAACGAGCAGGACAGTACTTTTCAGCGACGGCTCAAAAAAGACCCTCGGCGTCATGCTGCCGGGTGAGTATGAGTTCAATACAGCGGATAAAGAGATAATGGAGATATATTCCGGTGACCTTGATGTGCTTCTTCCGGGAGAGAGCGGCTGGAAAAAGATAAGCGGAGGCGAGTCTTTTGAGGTTCCTGCCAACGCAAAGTTCTCGCTTAAGGTCAGGGCGATTGCTGATTACTGTTGTTCTTTTATACGGTGA